TAAATTAAGCCTGATCCTGTCGTTGTTGTAGTAGTCGATATATTCCTTGATGTCTTCTTTCAGCTGGTCGGTGCTTTGGTATTTGTTCAGGTAGAACAACTCTGATTTAATGGTGCCAAAAAAGTTTTCAATAATCGCATTGTCCAGGCAGTTGCCTTTTCTGGACATGCTTTGGATAATACCCTTCGATTCAAGTATTTTTTGATATTTACTCATTTGGTATTGCCAGCCCTGGTCGGAATGCAGTACCAGATTTTCTGGCTTATTGATCTTTTTAAATGCCGTTTCGAGCATTTGTGTTACTTGCTTAAAATTAGCTGATTCGGACAGGTTGTAACTGATGATTTCTCCATTAAACAGGTCAATAATAGGAGACAGAAAAAGTTTTTTGTCTTTCACCCTGAACTCGGAGACATCCGTCGCCCATTTCTGTGATGGTTTTTCAGATTTAAAATCCCTGTTGAGAATATTGGGCGCAACCCTGCCTGTCTGGCCTTTGTAAGAGCGGTACCTTTTGAGACGGATCAACGATTTCAGGCCCATGGACTTCATCAGCTTTAAGACCGTTTTATGGTTGAGCTCGCTGCCCATCTTCCTGATCATCATTGTGATGCGACGGTAGCCGAACCTTCCCTTATGCCGATCGTAAACTTGCCTGATCTGCTTTTTCGCCTCCTTATACTTGCTGGCCTGAGCGCTATTTTTAATATGGTAGTAGAAATTGCTCCTGGGTATTTCAAAGAGCTCCAAAAGCAATTCAAGCGGATATTTCTGCCTTAACCCATGGATTGTCAACGCTTTTTCTTTTGCGCAGCTTCCTTCTGGCGGATTAAGGCATCCAACTTTTTTAGCAAGTCATTTTCTGCCCTCAGGCGCAGGTTTTCGTTTTCGAGCTGCTCTAACCGGGTCAATGGACCGTATGTTTTTATGATCTTGGGTTTGTTTTTCATAGACCTGGGCCTGCCACGGGCCGTGCTAAAACCATCTATACCAAACTGCTCATACTGCCGGACCCAAACATGTAAAGTACTTTTACTGGGTATTTTAAATTTGAAGCAGCACTCATTCAAAGATAAACCCTGTTTCTGATAAGCGAACACAACTTGTTGCTTAAATTCTATTGTGTAATCGCGCCCGTATTGCGGCAAAAGACTTGAACCGCCGCCTTGTTTATAGTGTCCCACCCATTTCTGTATACAGGACCTAGTAATCCCAAAGCGTCTGGCCAATTCATTAATACCACCTCCGCCTAAATAAGATTTTACAACCGCTAACCTCAACTCTGCACTGTGTTTTCTGTTTTTACCCATAAAAATACCCCCAAGAAGTGTCTAACTTTTGGGGGGCAGTGCAGTGTGCCTTGAAGGGTTTTTCTTTTCGGAAAGATTAAAGTCAGCTTCCTATTTATGTTGTTCCTGGATCATTGTAACCAGTTCTTCGGAGATACCCGTGGACGAATAACCGCCGTCGTGATAGAGGTTTTGCATGGTAACAAAACGGGTCAGATCAGAGAACAGGGTAATGGCATAATTCGCACAATCGTCGGCGGAAGCGTTTCCTAGCGGGCTCATTTTATCAGCAAACTCGTAAAATGCGTCAAAACCAGCGATTCCTGAACCGGCTTTTGTTTTGGTAGGCGACTGAGAAATGGTGTTCACGCGCACATTTTTTGCTTTTCCATAACGGTAACCGTAGCTGCGCGCAATGCTTTCAAGCAATGCTTTTGCCTCGGCCATATCATTATAGAAAGAGTACGTGCGCTGGGCTGCAATGTAGGATAATGCCACAACCGATCCCCAATCGTTGATTGCATCGAGCTTTTCGCCGACCTGCAAAAATTTGTGCAGTGATATCGCAGAAATATCCAGGCCCTTCTGAAACCATTCGTAGTTCAAATCGCCATATTCTTTACCCTTACGAACATTCAGCGACATACCGATCGAATGCAAAACGAAATCGATCTTACCGCCCAGAATTTCGGTCGATTTAGTAAAAAGGTTTTCAATATCTTCAACGGAAGTGGCGTCGGCGGGAATGATTTCTGCATCGCATTGTTTGGCCAGATCATTGATCGCGCCCATACGCATGGCGATCGGGGCATTTGTCAATGTGAATATGGCACCTTCTTCTTTCGCTTTCAGGGCTACTTTCCAGGCGATAGAATTTTCGTCCAATGCCCCTGAAATAATTCCTCTTTTTCCTTTTAATAAACCGTAAGCCATGTTTTCCTTTTCTATTGATTAATTAGGATAAGTCCGTTTGAGGCGACAAAGTAAATAATTTTTGACGGGTTTGCCAGAATTTAGTCTGCCCAACTAACACTACTGCGCTGAGCTACTGGTTTCATGTACAGCTTCTCCCTGAAAAACTGGTCGGTAGCTTTGTACACGCCTTTTACATCTTTCGACCGCAGCCTGGAAGCGATTACGTGGTCGCCGCTTTCCGGGAATGCTTTTTCAACTTTCAAATGATCGGGCGTACCGAGCTGCGGAAACATTTTTTGAATAGCCGCGACCGACACTACCTGATCCTGCTCTTTGTCGTTTTTAAAATAATATCCTACAAATACCGGCATTTTAATCCGTTCATACACTTCGCGCCTCGAAATCACGTCCATCATTTGCTGCAACGTGACGAGCCCATTGGAATGGTAACCCTGCAGCCAGAACTGCGCGTGCTCCGGAATGGAATCTTGCGAGGTATTGTGTTCCCCCATCACCTGCTGTAAAATCTGCTTTCCCCAGGGTCCGGTGATCAGTTTCAGGCTCGGATTCGCTACCTCCATGCAGGGCGAGTAAAGAATAAGTCCTTTGATCTCGGGATGCGTTGAAGCCAGGTAAACGGATAGTAGTCCGCCTGCCGAAGTGCCTATCACAATTACACTGTCACCCAGCACCTTGCCTATCGCCAATGCCCTTTTTGCTCCGGCCAAAAAGTTATTTGGAGTGAGGTCGTCGAATGCATCGGGATCGTTGATTCCTGCGTCGTGCATGCGTGAGAGATAAAGATTTGCTCCGTATTTTTTTGCAAGATCCTTGTGTATCGGGTCGCCTTCCGCCCAGCTTGCCCCGAAACCGTGGATATACACGATACTATAAGGTGTCTTTTCCTTTTTGGTACTGTCGGCCCAGATAATGCGTGCTTCATTGTCGCTTTTGAGCAGCGCGGTGGCCTTTTCAGTTTGCTTTATTTCCTGTTCAAGCTTGACAAGATCACTGGTGACCGTCGGCAAAACGGGTGTGAGGCGCGCCTCGGGGACTTTTGGGCCGGCATAGTATACGACGCCCAAAATGATAAAGATCACGGCTAACGATACAAGAAGTTTTAACATTTTTTATGAGCTAAGAAGGTTTATCAATACTATCTTGCAAACATAATTTAATATCCTTTCTATGCCCAACCTGCTACTTGTTGAGGACGATGCAAATCTGGGATTGCTGCTTCAGGAATATCTTACCGATAAAGGCTTCCCTACCGATCTTGCTACTGATGGACAGAAAGGTTGGCAGACTTTTGTGGACAAAGAATATGACTTGTGCATATTCGATGTGATGATGCCGAAGAAGGATGGTTTCTCGCTGGCCAAAGAAGTGAGAATGAGCGGACGGGATGTTCCGATCATTTTTTTGACAGCAAAATCGATGAAGGAAGACACTATGCAGGGTTTTCGGGTTGGTGCGGATGACTACGTAACCAAACCATTTGACCGGGAAGAGCTGCTTCTCCGCATTGAAGCCATTCTGCGGCGGTATAAAAAACAGCCTGACTCACAGGAAGCCACTAAAATATTTCACATTGGTCAATACGTTTTTGATTACAGCCACCAGCAGCTGACAGCCAACGGGAATTCTGCCCGGCTCACAAGCAAGGAGTCAGAGTTACTCAAACTATTTTGCCAAAACCTTAACCAACCAATCAGCCGCAGCTTTGCCTTGAAGACCATCTGGGGCGACGATTCGTACTTTAATGCAAGAAGTATGGACGTTTACATTACCAAACTCCGCAAATACCTCCGCGAAGACCCGACTATTCAGATCATGAACCTGCATGGGGAAGGATTTAAATTGATGGTAGGGTGAAGGGCGACCCGCGTAGGGCGGCCCGACGCGGGCCGCATAGGGAAGAGGGGGAGGAAAGGAGGATGGAGGAAGACTGGGAGGAAGTTTTTGGATTTGGGAAACTGAATTTCGAGCGGGTTGGTTTTTTATTTGCGTAAATATTCAAATAGCTAATAAAAAGCCGGCAGCCGAGCGCTGACGCCGAAAGCCCATCATGATCGATATATCCCGTCGCCCACGACGCAATAGAAAGTCCGCAGGAATCAGGGAACTGGTTCAGGAAACGAATCTTCAGGTTTCCGATTTTATTTATCCCATGTTTGTCCAGGAGGGGAGTAATCAAAAGGTTGAGGTGAAATCAATGCCTGGTATTCACCGTTTTTCGCTCGATAATCTTTTGGAAGAATTAAAAGAAGTAACCGATCTGGGCATCCGCGCGATCGATCTTTTTCCCAACTATCCTGAAAGTAAAAAAGACAGAACTGCTTCTGAAAGTTATCAGGAAAATACCTTTTATCTCAAAGCGATCACCGCGATTAAAGAGCGTTTTCCGGAATTGGTAATCATGACGGACGTAGCGATGGATCCGTACAGTTCTGATGGTCACGATGGATTGGTGGAAAATGGGAAGATCCTGAACGATGCCACGCTGGAAATTCTGGCGAATATGTCGCTGGCGCAGGCAAAAGCCGGGGCTGATATCCTGGGGCCTAGTGATATGATGGACGGAAGAGTTGGTTACATTCGCCGCCACCTCGACTCGCATGGTTTTACGGACGTGAGTATCATGTCTTATTCCGCCAAGTATGCGAGTGCATTTTACGGTCCTTTCCGTGATGCGCTGGAATCGGCTCCTAAGTTTGGGGATAAAAAAACCTACCAGATGAACCCGGCAAATAAACGGGAAGCATTACTGGAAGCGCAGTTGGACTTTGAGGAAGGTGCTGATATGCTGATGGTTAAACCTGCTCTGTCCTATCTGGATATTATCCGTTTGCTGGATGAAAACTTTGATATTCCCATAGCTGCTTACAATGTCTCTGGCGAATACGCGATGATCAAGGCAGCTGCACAAAATGGCTGGCTGGACGGCGACCGCGCCATGATGGAAGTCCTGATGAGCATTCGCCGGGCGGGGGCAAAATGTATTCTGACGTATTTTGCGAAGGAAGCTGCGGTGATTTTGAATAGATAGTCAGGAAAGGGAGTCAGCAATTTTTGATAAACCATATGAAAGCTACTATATTAATAGTAGCTTCATTTTTATGTTTAAGAGATTTATCAATGTCAAAATGAAAAAAACAATACTATTGATACTTTTTGTTGGAGCTATGAGTTTCCAACCTTCTTTCGCCCAAAAGAAAAGCCCTGCATTGCCAGAATTTCAAATCAAAAAATCAGAAACTGAGGCTCATATGCGTTTTTTGGCGGCTGATGAACTGATGGGGAGGCGGACTGGGGAATCTGGTAATTTTGTGGCCGCGAGGTATGTTGCCGAGCAATTCCGGAAGCTGGGTTTAAGTCCGGTTACCAGCAATGCAGGTTCTAATACTGTATCTTATTTTCAAAATGTTCCTTTCGAAAAAATGGGCGCCTCGGCAGCGGGGGAAATTATTGCCGATGCTGAAATTATGAAAGCTGGCGAGGCCTGGCTGCTCATGAACGGAGGCGAAACAAACCTGAAAGCGCCGATCATATATGCCAGCTTCGGATTGGAAGATGCTGCCAAAAGCTGGGACGATTACAAAGGCCTGGATGTAAAAGGGAAGATCGTCCTTGTAGAAAGCGGCACACCGGAAGCGCAGACGCCTACTGAAATTTTCGCTACCTCTAACGAAAAGCGCAAGCTCGCCGCATCGAAAGGAGCAATTGGTATTATTGAATTATTTAATGCGCCGGTACCCTGGAATATCGTTTTGCGCGCCTTTGGAGGAGAGAAATTAGCACTTTCACAAGGTGATGCTGCGGCTACCCCAAGTATTCCGCACGCCTGGGTGAATGGGAAAGAGGCGAAATATGCGCGTGCATTGCGGGCAGTGAAGGAAGTGGAATTCAAAACAACCGGAAGAAAAATGCAGCTGATCAACAGCTACAACGTAGCCGGATTGATTCAGGGCTCCGACCCGAAACTGAAAGATGAATATGTGCTGCTGACCGCACATTACGATCACGTGGGCGTGGGCAGGCAGGGAGGGCAGCCTTACACGGCTGAGGATAGCATTTTCAACGGCGCAAGGGATAATGCATTCGGAACCGTCGCGCTGCTTACTGCCGCAGAGGCATTGTCCAAAAATCCTCCAAAACGCTCGGTATTGATAGTAGCGTTGACGGGAGAAGAAGTTGGTTTGCTAGGTAGCAAATATTACGCAGCAAACCCTTTGTTACCCTTAAACAAATGCATTTTCAATCTTAATTCCGATGGGGCGGGTTATAACGATACTACCATCGTAGCTGTTATGGGCCTTGACCGCACGGGTGCCCGCGCTGAAATTGAAACCGCAAGCAAAGCTTTCGGACTTGGTGTTTTCGCCGATCCTTCCCCTGAGCAGGGACTATTTGACAGATCAGATAATGTGAGCTTTGCCAGGGAAGGTATCCCTGCACCGACGTTTACGCCTGGTTTCAGGGAGTTTAATGGAGATATTATGAAAAACTATCACCAGGTTTCGGATAATCCGGAAACGATCAATTTTAATTATCTTTTGAAATTCAGCCAGGCATATACCTATACTGCCAGGCTGATCGCTGATCGGAAAGTGGCCCCACAATGGTCGGCGGGAGATAAATATGAGCCGGCTGCGAAGAAGCTTTATGGCAAATAGGATTTTGTGAAACCACAAAAAAGGGTTGACTTTGTTTTCGAAGTCAACCCTTTTTATAGCTGATATTAACTTACTTCGCTCCCGGAGGACAGTTTTTTCTCAGATAATCAGTGAACAAAGTCCTCAAATGTGCCGAAGTCCCGGCTCCCTCACTGATACTGTGCGACCGGTTCGGATAAGGCATGAATTGGAATACCTTATTGGCTTTAATTAACTCGTTAACAAGCATTTCTGCATTCTGGTAATGCACGTTGTCATCACCGGTACCGTGAATATAAAGTAAATTTCCACGCAGGTTTTTCGCGTACGTAATAGGTGACCCTTTTACAAAATCATCGCGGTTTTCCTGAGGAACACCCATATAGCGCTCCTGGTAAATATTGTCGTAAGTAAGCTGGTTACCCACCGCCGCCACTGCAATACCTGTTTTGAAATGATCAGGATATTGGAAAAGCAGGTTTAAAGTCGAAGAACCGCCGCCGCTCCATCCGTGAACCGCTACTCTTGAAGTATCGATAAAGGGATACTTTTTGAACATAGCAGTCGCCGCTCCGTCCATATCCCTGATATTTATCCTTCCAATATTTTTGTAGATCGCCTTTCTCCATTTCGCGCCTTTGGGAGACGGTGTTCCGCGGTTGTCCATAGACGCGTAGATATAGCCGTCATCGGCCATATTTCCGTTATACAGGCGGTTCCGCCCTGTTCCATAGGTATCCTTTACAGTACTTCCCGCCGGCTCGCCATACACAGTGAATACGATGGGGTACTTTTTAGAGGCATCAAAATTGGTCGGTTTTACAAGCCACGCATCGATTTCAATGCCTTCTTCGGTAGTTACCTTAAAAAATTCGATGTCCAGTTTCGCGGCATTGACCTTACTTGCCGACTGCGCAATGGAATTATTTGGGTCAATTGCAGTGTGCTTTGGAAGAGAAATCCACTCTGTCAGCGGAGTAGTTTTTGCATTAGAAAAACGGTGCATTGCGAATTTAGCGGCCGGCGAAATTTCATAGTTGTGCGAGCCCGCCTGATCAGCCGGCGTTACCCGCACGGGTTTACCTTTTCCATCGAGAGTGGTTTTGTACAGATAGCTCTGTGTTGCATTGTTGGGAGAAGCCATGAAATAATAGGCGTTGCTTTTCTCGTCAATGCGAACCGGACTGATCATATCGAAGTCTCCGGCGGTGATGAGCGTTTCCTTTTTTCCGTCGCGGCTTACCCGATATGTATGGCGCCAGCCGTCTTTTTCACTTACCCAAAGGAATTCATTGCCGCCGTTGATCCAATCCCAGCCCATCGGGTCGTTTTCCCAGCGGCTTTTAATGTCGATCCAGGCTTCGTCTTTTTCAGTGTAAAATGGTTTGGCGCTGCCGTCTGTTGTATTAATGTACATCAAAGTACTCTCGTTCTGCTTGCGGTTCAATTGCTGAATCACAAGCTCATTCGGCATACCCGACCATTCCATTCTTGGCACATAGGTATTTTGCGGGTCGCCGGGAATGTTCATCCATTTGGTCTGTGCGCTCGCGATATCCACCACTCCAATCTTGTAGGGAGAAGGCGTTTCGCCAACTTTTGGATATTCCACCGGAACGTTAAAAGAGTAAATGGAATCCGTCGTATTGATCATCAAAAAATTGCGGATCTTGCGTGCATCGAGCTGCCAGTAGGCGATCGACTTGCTGTCGTCGCTCCACCGAAATCCATCCCGGCAGTCGAATTCTTCTTCATATACCCAGTCGAAAGTACCATTGATCACGCGGTCGGTCCCATCTTTGGTCAGCTGTTTTACCTCGCCGCTTTGCAGGTCCTCGGCATACACATTATGCTCACTCACGTATCCGACATGTTTTCCGTCGGGTGAAAACTTGGCGAACATCAGAGAGGAAGCCGGTAGCCCTTTTCCAAGCTGTTTCAAAGTCTTCGA
This Dyadobacter sp. UC 10 DNA region includes the following protein-coding sequences:
- a CDS encoding IS3 family transposase; the protein is MELFEIPRSNFYYHIKNSAQASKYKEAKKQIRQVYDRHKGRFGYRRITMMIRKMGSELNHKTVLKLMKSMGLKSLIRLKRYRSYKGQTGRVAPNILNRDFKSEKPSQKWATDVSEFRVKDKKLFLSPIIDLFNGEIISYNLSESANFKQVTQMLETAFKKINKPENLVLHSDQGWQYQMSKYQKILESKGIIQSMSRKGNCLDNAIIENFFGTIKSELFYLNKYQSTDQLKEDIKEYIDYYNNDRIRLNLNGMSPAQYRAHHTNR
- a CDS encoding helix-turn-helix domain-containing protein, which produces MGKNRKHSAELRLAVVKSYLGGGGINELARRFGITRSCIQKWVGHYKQGGGSSLLPQYGRDYTIEFKQQVVFAYQKQGLSLNECCFKFKIPSKSTLHVWVRQYEQFGIDGFSTARGRPRSMKNKPKIIKTYGPLTRLEQLENENLRLRAENDLLKKLDALIRQKEAAQKKKR
- a CDS encoding S9 family peptidase, which encodes MKNAIRILVLTIISLPVFAQIPDTFQWLPDGSGYRDVSDDEIVEVALPSNTPKILVSRAQLTPSGGSALTIKSYTVSKAGDKFLIYTNAKRVWRYETRGDYWVFDATSKTLKQLGKGLPASSLMFAKFSPDGKHVGYVSEHNVYAEDLQSGEVKQLTKDGTDRVINGTFDWVYEEEFDCRDGFRWSDDSKSIAYWQLDARKIRNFLMINTTDSIYSFNVPVEYPKVGETPSPYKIGVVDIASAQTKWMNIPGDPQNTYVPRMEWSGMPNELVIQQLNRKQNESTLMYINTTDGSAKPFYTEKDEAWIDIKSRWENDPMGWDWINGGNEFLWVSEKDGWRHTYRVSRDGKKETLITAGDFDMISPVRIDEKSNAYYFMASPNNATQSYLYKTTLDGKGKPVRVTPADQAGSHNYEISPAAKFAMHRFSNAKTTPLTEWISLPKHTAIDPNNSIAQSASKVNAAKLDIEFFKVTTEEGIEIDAWLVKPTNFDASKKYPIVFTVYGEPAGSTVKDTYGTGRNRLYNGNMADDGYIYASMDNRGTPSPKGAKWRKAIYKNIGRINIRDMDGAATAMFKKYPFIDTSRVAVHGWSGGGSSTLNLLFQYPDHFKTGIAVAAVGNQLTYDNIYQERYMGVPQENRDDFVKGSPITYAKNLRGNLLYIHGTGDDNVHYQNAEMLVNELIKANKVFQFMPYPNRSHSISEGAGTSAHLRTLFTDYLRKNCPPGAK
- a CDS encoding enoyl-ACP reductase FabI: MAYGLLKGKRGIISGALDENSIAWKVALKAKEEGAIFTLTNAPIAMRMGAINDLAKQCDAEIIPADATSVEDIENLFTKSTEILGGKIDFVLHSIGMSLNVRKGKEYGDLNYEWFQKGLDISAISLHKFLQVGEKLDAINDWGSVVALSYIAAQRTYSFYNDMAEAKALLESIARSYGYRYGKAKNVRVNTISQSPTKTKAGSGIAGFDAFYEFADKMSPLGNASADDCANYAITLFSDLTRFVTMQNLYHDGGYSSTGISEELVTMIQEQHK
- a CDS encoding alpha/beta hydrolase, whose translation is MLKLLVSLAVIFIILGVVYYAGPKVPEARLTPVLPTVTSDLVKLEQEIKQTEKATALLKSDNEARIIWADSTKKEKTPYSIVYIHGFGASWAEGDPIHKDLAKKYGANLYLSRMHDAGINDPDAFDDLTPNNFLAGAKRALAIGKVLGDSVIVIGTSAGGLLSVYLASTHPEIKGLILYSPCMEVANPSLKLITGPWGKQILQQVMGEHNTSQDSIPEHAQFWLQGYHSNGLVTLQQMMDVISRREVYERIKMPVFVGYYFKNDKEQDQVVSVAAIQKMFPQLGTPDHLKVEKAFPESGDHVIASRLRSKDVKGVYKATDQFFREKLYMKPVAQRSSVSWAD
- the hemB gene encoding porphobilinogen synthase — its product is MIDISRRPRRNRKSAGIRELVQETNLQVSDFIYPMFVQEGSNQKVEVKSMPGIHRFSLDNLLEELKEVTDLGIRAIDLFPNYPESKKDRTASESYQENTFYLKAITAIKERFPELVIMTDVAMDPYSSDGHDGLVENGKILNDATLEILANMSLAQAKAGADILGPSDMMDGRVGYIRRHLDSHGFTDVSIMSYSAKYASAFYGPFRDALESAPKFGDKKTYQMNPANKREALLEAQLDFEEGADMLMVKPALSYLDIIRLLDENFDIPIAAYNVSGEYAMIKAAAQNGWLDGDRAMMEVLMSIRRAGAKCILTYFAKEAAVILNR
- a CDS encoding response regulator transcription factor, coding for MPNLLLVEDDANLGLLLQEYLTDKGFPTDLATDGQKGWQTFVDKEYDLCIFDVMMPKKDGFSLAKEVRMSGRDVPIIFLTAKSMKEDTMQGFRVGADDYVTKPFDREELLLRIEAILRRYKKQPDSQEATKIFHIGQYVFDYSHQQLTANGNSARLTSKESELLKLFCQNLNQPISRSFALKTIWGDDSYFNARSMDVYITKLRKYLREDPTIQIMNLHGEGFKLMVG
- a CDS encoding M28 family peptidase, giving the protein MKKTILLILFVGAMSFQPSFAQKKSPALPEFQIKKSETEAHMRFLAADELMGRRTGESGNFVAARYVAEQFRKLGLSPVTSNAGSNTVSYFQNVPFEKMGASAAGEIIADAEIMKAGEAWLLMNGGETNLKAPIIYASFGLEDAAKSWDDYKGLDVKGKIVLVESGTPEAQTPTEIFATSNEKRKLAASKGAIGIIELFNAPVPWNIVLRAFGGEKLALSQGDAAATPSIPHAWVNGKEAKYARALRAVKEVEFKTTGRKMQLINSYNVAGLIQGSDPKLKDEYVLLTAHYDHVGVGRQGGQPYTAEDSIFNGARDNAFGTVALLTAAEALSKNPPKRSVLIVALTGEEVGLLGSKYYAANPLLPLNKCIFNLNSDGAGYNDTTIVAVMGLDRTGARAEIETASKAFGLGVFADPSPEQGLFDRSDNVSFAREGIPAPTFTPGFREFNGDIMKNYHQVSDNPETINFNYLLKFSQAYTYTARLIADRKVAPQWSAGDKYEPAAKKLYGK